From Actinopolymorpha cephalotaxi, one genomic window encodes:
- a CDS encoding DUF222 domain-containing protein, protein MSDDGECFDGHPGEDLGGRRVLPAGFEDLPGGPELAVAIASVDLAACNGWELEEYVKGTRRLVCWAESRCLTGVNELAHADPGMRTDAAGRRFTADSMTPVLLEPLLGWTAYRASQYVAIATTLPRLPRVDEALAGGLLEFDEVRVIVDRITDAKPDLWDGIEAALFPKVLELRGGLLRAKVEAETLKADPDAAAKRHKAKRSDRDVAIWPSVDGVADLGIRGLSADQAAEAYGNIDAIARAVKSGGDPRKLGQLRADVAASLLTGMADIVDCSAPTATDNHTDQDRAQDEAAQDPGGPGRVRADRGRAGFVCRSPVSRPRPAPRRL, encoded by the coding sequence ATGAGCGATGACGGTGAGTGCTTCGACGGCCACCCGGGTGAGGACCTGGGTGGCCGTCGGGTGCTGCCTGCGGGGTTTGAGGATTTGCCGGGTGGGCCGGAGTTGGCGGTGGCGATCGCTTCGGTCGACCTGGCCGCGTGCAACGGGTGGGAGCTGGAGGAGTACGTCAAGGGGACCCGGCGGCTGGTTTGCTGGGCGGAGTCCCGCTGTCTGACGGGGGTGAACGAGCTTGCCCACGCCGATCCGGGTATGCGTACCGATGCGGCCGGGCGCAGGTTCACCGCGGACTCGATGACTCCTGTGCTCCTGGAGCCGTTGCTGGGGTGGACCGCCTACCGCGCGTCCCAGTACGTGGCGATCGCGACCACCCTGCCCAGGCTGCCGCGGGTGGATGAGGCTCTGGCAGGCGGACTTCTGGAGTTCGACGAGGTCCGCGTCATCGTGGACCGGATCACCGACGCCAAACCCGACCTGTGGGATGGGATCGAGGCCGCCCTTTTTCCCAAAGTCCTCGAACTACGCGGCGGGCTGCTACGGGCCAAGGTCGAGGCCGAGACCCTCAAGGCCGACCCCGACGCCGCGGCGAAACGGCACAAGGCCAAGAGGTCGGACCGTGACGTGGCGATCTGGCCGTCCGTCGACGGTGTCGCCGACCTCGGCATCCGAGGACTGTCCGCGGACCAGGCCGCGGAGGCGTACGGCAACATCGACGCCATCGCGCGTGCGGTGAAGTCCGGCGGCGACCCTCGCAAACTCGGCCAACTCCGTGCCGACGTCGCTGCCTCCCTGCTCACCGGCATGGCCGACATCGTCGACTGCTCCGCCCCCACAGCCACCGACAACCACACCGACCAAGACCGGGCGCAAGACGAGGCCGCGCAGGACCCAGGCGGCCCAGGAAGAGTCCGAGCAGACCGAGGACGAGCAGGGTTCGTGTGCCGTTCACCGGTATCCCGACCACGACCTGCACCGCGCCGCCTGTGA
- a CDS encoding SMP-30/gluconolactonase/LRE family protein, producing the protein MTTPERKHDGISRRRLLGAAGASGVGAVVASLPAGAMPAHATSTAQLGASPMITDLGPAVLGAPIVGATVAGDSGFVVTRGLEPPILAEYDLRTGKVVANHELTTGLGGWGTAAVGGSVYAGMYSVADIHRLNLATGVVERLGRLGNEQYAFDLTASPSGKIYAGTFPGGRVYEIDPTGSGSPVFRDLGQAAPGLQYVRCVAVGSDGTVYAGTGTSARLVAIDPVTGTRTDILPESLHSESFVYDVVVGADHVVAGTEPHGQLVVIDRADPAHHTVVSTGERTIDAITIDGDTVYFTARPSGALYAYRLDTGTLTRLAVAVAAEETRGVFVRDGVVRGASGAGLWWTYDAAGAANGGGVNVVDLVDVGLRPGPEPPQSVSYVDDDGPGQVLVGGNFGLQVHDLSRDTSRRLRVDGEAKSMAPVRDRTVMAIYPGALVDAYDHRSASVVRIGEIGGLANRPRSMRLHPPGRLLLIGVRNEYGIPGGALAVVDVRSGGIDRYDDLAAGQSVGAVASHRDLAYLGTDTRVDGAPPVAKEAVLLGFDLTSRQVVWTWTAVPGATGYVSLVHHHGLLYGVTAQGVLLVADPVARTVVGSGRIPAGGPGYLAVRAGSVLSVTTQVLARVNPDATTTTLVSGLAGDWYNEPQLAVDEDSGDVFTVRGRNLVRIHFPS; encoded by the coding sequence ATGACCACGCCCGAACGCAAACACGACGGCATCTCCAGGCGACGACTACTCGGTGCGGCCGGGGCGTCCGGGGTCGGCGCGGTCGTGGCGTCGCTTCCGGCCGGTGCGATGCCCGCACACGCCACCTCGACTGCACAGCTGGGGGCCTCGCCGATGATCACCGACCTCGGCCCGGCGGTGCTGGGCGCTCCGATCGTCGGGGCGACGGTCGCCGGTGACAGTGGCTTCGTGGTGACCCGCGGCCTCGAGCCACCGATTCTCGCCGAGTACGACCTGCGCACCGGGAAGGTGGTTGCCAACCACGAGTTGACAACCGGACTCGGCGGCTGGGGCACGGCGGCGGTCGGCGGATCGGTGTACGCGGGGATGTACTCCGTCGCGGACATCCACCGGCTGAACCTCGCCACCGGTGTGGTGGAACGCCTTGGCCGGTTGGGGAACGAGCAGTACGCGTTCGACCTGACCGCCTCGCCGAGCGGGAAGATCTATGCAGGTACGTTCCCGGGCGGCAGGGTCTATGAGATCGATCCCACGGGCTCCGGTAGCCCTGTCTTCCGCGACCTCGGTCAGGCGGCGCCAGGTCTGCAGTACGTCCGCTGTGTCGCGGTCGGTTCGGACGGCACCGTGTACGCCGGGACCGGCACGTCCGCCCGGCTGGTCGCGATCGACCCGGTGACCGGCACCCGGACCGACATCCTGCCGGAGTCGTTGCACAGTGAGTCGTTCGTCTACGACGTCGTGGTCGGCGCCGACCACGTGGTGGCCGGCACCGAGCCCCACGGTCAGCTCGTCGTGATCGACCGTGCCGACCCCGCGCACCACACCGTCGTCTCCACCGGTGAACGCACGATCGACGCGATCACCATCGACGGCGACACCGTGTACTTCACCGCCCGCCCGAGCGGCGCGCTCTACGCGTACCGGCTGGACACGGGCACGCTCACCCGGCTCGCCGTCGCTGTCGCCGCGGAGGAGACGCGTGGTGTGTTCGTCCGCGACGGTGTGGTGCGCGGCGCCTCCGGTGCCGGGCTGTGGTGGACGTACGACGCTGCCGGGGCTGCCAACGGTGGCGGGGTGAACGTCGTCGACCTCGTTGACGTCGGCCTGAGGCCCGGGCCCGAGCCGCCGCAGTCGGTGTCGTACGTCGACGACGACGGGCCGGGCCAGGTGCTCGTCGGTGGCAACTTCGGCTTGCAGGTGCACGATCTGTCCCGGGACACGAGCCGGCGGCTGCGGGTGGACGGTGAGGCGAAGTCGATGGCCCCCGTACGCGACCGGACCGTGATGGCGATCTATCCGGGCGCGCTGGTCGACGCGTACGACCACCGCTCGGCGAGTGTCGTCAGGATCGGCGAGATCGGCGGCCTGGCCAACCGGCCCCGCTCGATGCGTCTGCATCCGCCCGGTCGGCTGCTGCTGATCGGCGTACGCAATGAGTACGGCATACCCGGTGGTGCGCTCGCCGTCGTCGACGTGCGCTCGGGTGGGATCGATCGGTACGACGACCTCGCCGCCGGGCAGTCGGTCGGTGCGGTGGCGAGCCATCGCGACCTCGCCTATCTCGGCACCGACACCCGGGTGGACGGTGCGCCGCCGGTGGCGAAGGAGGCGGTGCTGCTCGGCTTCGACCTGACGTCCCGCCAGGTGGTGTGGACATGGACCGCGGTGCCCGGCGCCACCGGGTACGTCAGCCTGGTGCACCATCACGGGCTGCTGTACGGCGTCACGGCGCAGGGCGTGTTGCTGGTGGCGGATCCGGTCGCCCGCACAGTGGTCGGTTCGGGCCGGATACCGGCCGGGGGTCCTGGTTACCTCGCGGTGCGGGCCGGCTCCGTGCTCTCGGTGACCACCCAGGTGCTGGCCCGGGTGAACCCCGACGCCACCACGACGACGTTGGTGTCCGGACTCGCGGGGGACTGGTACAACGAACCGCAACTCGCGGTTGACGAGGACTCCGGCGACGTCTTCACCGTGCGCGGCCGCAACCTCGTGCGCATTCACTTCCCTTCCTGA
- a CDS encoding PQQ-binding-like beta-propeller repeat protein: MTTPERAPEGISRRRLLGAAGAAGVGAVAAALPAGARPAHASAAAPQVAPTITDLGPASEVTVLNGSEPIGDRIYVNTGGVSPTVVGAYDPAQKRVTQRYTLPTGQGAWATTAVGADLYVGTYAPGDLYRVDTTGTSVTKVADVRPDDFIWALDTSPDGKVYGGTYPRGRVFEYDPATGAKRDYGTAVPGEQYVRSIAVDDTTIYAGVGAHAHLMAIDRVTGAGRDILPPEFADRTFVATLALEDGLLAAGLSATGTMLLIDTADPTHYEVVQAPNDSYITAITIDAANNDVYFGTRPSGTLYKYDRDTGSLTSLLVPYDGAYFGRIVLDGRVLRGILTSNVVSYDLDTGEYDGVDITQAGMPPAPELAMAIATDGPRVYVSGKAGVQVHDLATGTSKRVFLPGEAKAMTPVRGQVWLSVYTLAYLFRMSPGAGPVRVTTLGNDQTRPLDATYSPSDGLLAVGTQPEYGRYGGALGLYDPVGGHLSVYRGVVPDQSVRSVAIKDGTVFLGSSIRNGLGTTPRAPEAKLAAFDLASRSVTYELVPVPGAREIVDLVATGDRVYGVTDTGLMFEYDPRRRQVLRTAQVATGAPALVLVGRTIYGADIRHVFRVDRSTLATMTVVDDLHTESYSGAMIAAAPDGSALYALRGRNLVRIGLEGSR; encoded by the coding sequence ATGACGACGCCCGAACGCGCACCCGAGGGCATCTCCAGGCGACGACTGCTCGGTGCGGCCGGGGCAGCCGGTGTCGGCGCGGTCGCGGCAGCGCTTCCGGCCGGCGCGAGGCCCGCGCACGCGTCGGCAGCAGCGCCTCAGGTCGCGCCGACGATCACCGACCTCGGCCCGGCGTCCGAGGTCACCGTCCTCAACGGATCCGAGCCGATCGGCGACCGCATCTACGTCAACACCGGCGGGGTCAGCCCGACCGTCGTCGGCGCGTACGACCCGGCACAGAAGCGGGTCACCCAGCGGTACACGTTGCCAACCGGGCAGGGCGCGTGGGCGACGACCGCCGTGGGCGCCGACCTCTACGTCGGCACGTACGCACCTGGCGACCTCTACCGCGTGGACACGACCGGCACGTCGGTCACGAAGGTCGCCGACGTCCGGCCGGACGACTTCATCTGGGCGCTGGACACCTCACCGGACGGCAAGGTCTACGGCGGGACGTACCCGCGCGGCCGGGTCTTCGAGTACGACCCCGCGACCGGCGCGAAGCGCGACTACGGAACGGCGGTGCCGGGCGAACAGTACGTCCGCAGCATCGCCGTCGACGACACCACGATCTACGCCGGCGTCGGGGCGCACGCACATCTGATGGCCATCGACCGGGTGACCGGTGCCGGCAGGGACATCCTGCCTCCGGAGTTCGCCGACCGTACGTTCGTCGCGACCCTCGCGTTGGAGGACGGCCTCCTCGCGGCCGGACTGTCCGCGACCGGCACGATGCTGCTGATCGACACCGCCGACCCCACGCACTACGAGGTCGTGCAGGCGCCGAACGACTCCTACATCACCGCCATCACCATCGACGCGGCGAACAACGACGTCTACTTCGGCACCCGCCCGTCCGGCACGCTCTACAAGTACGACCGGGACACCGGCTCGCTCACCTCGCTGCTGGTTCCCTACGACGGCGCGTACTTCGGCCGGATCGTCCTCGACGGACGCGTTCTGCGCGGCATCCTCACCAGCAACGTGGTGAGCTACGACCTCGACACGGGGGAGTACGACGGGGTCGACATCACCCAGGCGGGCATGCCGCCGGCACCCGAACTCGCGATGGCGATCGCCACCGACGGGCCCCGCGTCTACGTCAGCGGCAAGGCCGGAGTCCAGGTGCACGACCTGGCGACGGGCACGTCGAAGCGGGTGTTCCTGCCCGGTGAGGCGAAGGCGATGACGCCTGTGCGCGGGCAGGTGTGGCTGTCGGTCTACACGCTGGCCTACCTGTTCCGGATGTCGCCCGGCGCAGGGCCCGTCCGGGTGACGACCCTCGGCAACGACCAGACCCGTCCCCTGGACGCGACGTACTCACCGAGCGACGGGCTGCTCGCGGTCGGAACCCAACCGGAGTACGGCAGGTACGGCGGCGCGCTCGGCCTCTACGATCCTGTCGGCGGGCACCTGTCGGTGTACCGCGGCGTCGTGCCCGACCAGTCGGTGCGGTCGGTCGCGATCAAGGACGGAACGGTCTTCCTGGGCAGCAGTATCCGCAACGGGCTTGGCACGACGCCGCGGGCGCCGGAGGCGAAGCTCGCGGCGTTCGACCTGGCCTCCCGCTCCGTCACGTACGAGCTCGTTCCCGTGCCCGGCGCCAGGGAGATCGTCGACCTGGTGGCCACCGGAGACCGGGTGTACGGCGTGACCGACACCGGGCTGATGTTCGAGTACGACCCGCGGCGTCGGCAGGTGCTGCGGACCGCGCAGGTGGCCACCGGCGCACCGGCACTGGTGCTGGTCGGGCGGACCATCTACGGAGCCGACATCCGCCACGTGTTCCGGGTCGACCGGTCCACCCTTGCGACCATGACGGTGGTCGACGACCTGCACACCGAAAGCTACAGCGGCGCGATGATCGCGGCCGCACCCGACGGCTCCGCGTTGTACGCACTGCGCGGACGCAACCTCGTCCGGATCGGACTGGAAGGCTCTCGATGA
- a CDS encoding phosphotransferase family protein — MTAERRFADPEHLAALARAAFGHGRRLVATEPLAGGTKKGVYRLAFDDDSTAIVYSWDPDSHASGFELFEAARAHLDAVGVRSPQVYLADRSRAHFPADVAVVEDLQGPNLETLLASDPAAASAVMDRLNAALGRMHADLGPAYGKVALVDAGDRPIGSSCEQVVLDNALADLAGAASRDRRVAKAHDEFADVLRLLASAVGSRTAYGLIHGELGPDHVLVDSDGAPVLIDIEGLMFFDVEWEHAFLRIRFGKHYAALRREDLDRQRLALYRLAMHLSLVAKPLLMLDTDFPDHEGTRMIAEANLVQAFGFLS, encoded by the coding sequence GTGACCGCAGAACGCAGGTTCGCCGACCCCGAACACCTGGCAGCGCTCGCCCGCGCGGCGTTCGGCCACGGCCGCCGGTTGGTCGCCACCGAACCCCTGGCCGGTGGCACCAAGAAGGGCGTGTACCGCCTCGCGTTCGACGACGACAGCACGGCGATTGTCTACAGCTGGGACCCGGACTCGCACGCCTCCGGCTTCGAGTTGTTCGAGGCCGCGCGCGCCCACCTGGACGCGGTGGGGGTGCGCAGCCCGCAGGTCTACCTCGCGGACCGAAGCCGGGCGCACTTCCCGGCGGACGTCGCGGTCGTCGAGGATCTCCAGGGGCCGAACCTGGAAACCCTGCTGGCAAGCGATCCGGCGGCGGCGAGCGCGGTCATGGACCGGCTGAATGCCGCGCTCGGCCGGATGCACGCCGACCTCGGACCGGCGTACGGCAAGGTCGCCTTGGTCGACGCCGGCGATCGACCGATCGGTTCCTCGTGTGAGCAGGTCGTCCTCGACAACGCGCTCGCCGATCTCGCCGGCGCCGCGTCCCGTGACCGGCGCGTGGCGAAGGCGCACGACGAGTTCGCCGACGTCCTGCGGCTGCTGGCGAGTGCTGTCGGCTCTCGTACCGCGTACGGCCTCATCCACGGTGAGCTGGGACCGGATCACGTCCTGGTCGACTCCGACGGTGCCCCGGTCCTCATCGACATCGAGGGCCTGATGTTCTTCGACGTCGAATGGGAGCACGCCTTCCTGCGGATCCGCTTCGGTAAGCACTACGCGGCCCTTCGCCGGGAGGACCTGGACAGGCAGCGGCTCGCGCTCTATCGGCTTGCTATGCACCTGTCGCTCGTCGCGAAGCCGCTGCTCATGCTCGACACCGACTTCCCCGACCACGAGGGCACGCGGATGATCGCCGAGGCGAACCTCGTGCAGGCGTTCGGCTTCCTGAGCTGA
- a CDS encoding alpha-ketoglutarate-dependent dioxygenase AlkB, whose product MTSAFQGSLLDFADEPGLAELAGAVRRVPLSYGAWIDLRPGWVRGSDELFERLSQIVPWYAEKRQMYDRVVDVPRLLCFYDEDVPLPDPLLDQAKAALDSYYAEELGEPFRTAGLCLYRDGSDSVAWHGDRIGRGSTDDTMVAILSLGAPRSLLLRPRDGGETIRHPLGHGDLIVMGGSCQRTWEHCVPKSKGAVGPRISIQFRPRGVR is encoded by the coding sequence GTGACTTCGGCGTTCCAGGGCTCCCTGCTGGACTTCGCCGACGAGCCGGGCCTGGCCGAGCTCGCCGGCGCCGTCCGCCGGGTGCCGCTCAGTTACGGAGCCTGGATCGACCTGCGGCCCGGTTGGGTGCGCGGTTCGGACGAGCTGTTCGAGCGGCTTTCGCAGATCGTCCCGTGGTACGCCGAGAAGCGGCAGATGTACGACCGGGTGGTCGACGTCCCGCGGCTGCTGTGCTTCTACGACGAGGACGTTCCCCTTCCCGACCCGCTGCTCGATCAGGCGAAAGCCGCCCTTGACAGCTACTACGCCGAGGAGCTGGGCGAGCCGTTCCGTACCGCCGGCCTGTGTCTCTACCGCGACGGCAGTGACAGCGTCGCCTGGCACGGTGACCGGATCGGCCGCGGCAGCACCGACGACACCATGGTGGCGATCCTCTCCCTCGGCGCCCCGCGCTCCCTGCTGCTGCGGCCGCGCGACGGCGGGGAGACGATCCGCCATCCGCTCGGCCACGGCGACCTGATCGTGATGGGTGGCTCCTGCCAGCGCACCTGGGAGCACTGCGTACCCAAGAGCAAGGGAGCGGTCGGGCCGCGGATCAGCATCCAGTTCCGCCCACGCGGCGTGCGCTGA